The following is a genomic window from Drosophila busckii strain San Diego stock center, stock number 13000-0081.31 chromosome 2L, ASM1175060v1, whole genome shotgun sequence.
ATACCAACGACGCCTACAAGACAATAAAGTCATTAGACTACGCTTCCTATAAATtgtagctgcaactgtttTCATGGCCTCAAGCAGGAAGTATTGAAGAATGAGCAACTCAATAGCCTCAATTAAAAGGCCATAAACTTCCTAACATGTTCTGCTGTTGAAACGGTTTACGATTTAACGATCGAACAGAGCACAGTGCTGCTCTCAGCGCTTCTCAGATCAAAGctaaaatgattaaataaatcaatagctGAGTTGCTGTCGTTCTACAGTGAACACTGCCAAATATAAAACAGCGCTCTCaatggtttttctttttgcagaaGACAAGGCTACTCTACATGTGCGACGCATGCTAATCGAGGGACTCTGCAAGCTGCCCCAACCCCGCATTATCTACATGAACAACGAAACCTCCAAGCTGTATTCACCACGAGTGACGCGACTGCATCGCTGCGACAAATACACAGGCTGCTGTCCGGATCCGACAGACGAGTGCTCCGTGAAGAGCAAAGAAACCGTAGAGCTTGTCTTCTGGGTGCTCGAGGCGGGCAGTCAACGCGCCCATGCGCAGACCGTGCAAATGACAAATCACACCGAATGCGGCTGCGTCAAGTCGTCGAGTCTACGCAGCAAGCGCAGCTCTGGCGCCTGCCGCTGTCCCATGCATTTCATCAACTTTAGTGAGGCAACTCAGCTGCATTGCCGCTGCGATTGTCATTTAAACAATGCAACGTGTCAGCGTCTAAAGAATGGCGAGGAAGGCTTTGCGCTCTCCGAGCGACGGTGCgtttaataaactataaaatttacaaattaaacaattttgatttttctcTACAGCTGCATTAGCCAGTCAAAGTGCGAGCAGCCGATTTGCAATTATGGCAGCTACAGTCAACACAGCGGACGCTGCCCACGACCctcgcaacagcagcaacagcaacgtcaAAGAGAATATGGCTaagcttttagtttgttgttgcaacatttctTGCTGCCATGCAAAAACATACAACATAGCAATCCAGTTCTGTGCatacattaaattttcatttaaaatttaacataaaatacacaaacataaaatagAACATGTGATGAAAGTTTGGAATTCGCAGCAGCCTTAAAATGTGTACTTAAAATTGAGCAAAATTCAACAACTgtctaatttaattatcaagCGCGtcgttataaacaaaagctttgcaCAGATTTCGCACGCCTTggttatatataacaaattgaattgcattaaaaacttttgtaaaaAGCACAACTTTTATACTAAAAGTCAAAATTATACGAATTTTGTTTGTGAGCTACTTtcatacttaaatttaaaaatgcctGCAGTTAATGATTTTACTATTAAGCCACTACTATTTAGCTCTTAAGTTATTTAAGTGAATTGTTTAAACGAAATGAACTGCTattgtaaacaataatttaaatactgtCGCTTAGCTcagcacaaaagaaaaacgtaAATTGAGTGAAGagcaaaaagtattaaaacaaaacaactaacattcaattttaaatttaagcttaagcctaAGCAAAtacaactataaaaattaattaaaaattaactttaaatattggATAATTAAAGTATAAAGCTAGTCAGCGAATTATTGTGTATAAAGTTTACTCACTGCGTTTGTCCAGCCAAAAAAGCATAAAGATGAGTATGATGAGCATGGAATAGATAAAAAGACGCACATCGAGCAGATAAAACTCGTAAAGTGGCAGCTCCCGAGCGGTTCCCGAGAGTTGCAATGCGCCTTTATAACGTAGTATATATTCCAGCCAATAGACAGTTAGCTGACTGGCATTTAATGGACGATCCTTGTAGATCCTAGCAGCAGTTTGTATATGTTGTTTGAAGCTGCGCTCGCTGAGCacacgttgcatgccacatagCAGTTGATCCGTAGTCAGTTGGCGTTTGTCGAACATCAAAGCCCAGCCCTTGGCTTGTGCTTTGCCCAAATTTGCGCGCTGCTCTCCATTGAAGGGCAAACCCAGCACAGGCGTGTGGCCAAAGTAAAGCGCTTCAGTAAGACTGCCCTTGCCGCCATGCGTGATGAACAGACGCGCGtgtggcagcgacagcagctgcgcttgtGGCCACCACTTGGCTAGCTTAATGTGTGTATAAGCTGCGCTTATAGCGCTGCCATTGTTGCCATCATAGGTCCAGTAGATATCGTAGTTTGGAAACTGCGCAAAGACATGCACAAAGatctgctgcagcgctgcgcCGCTGGCACTGCGCCAGCTATAGCGCGTGCCCAGACTAAAGAGTATAAATGGACGCTTTGGATGCGCTGACAACTCCAAGGCTGGCAGCTGTTCCAGCAGTATGCCGCCTATATCCAACATGCTGGGCAGCAACGGCGCTATGGGTCCCTCGCTTAGGCTATGATGATTGTTCAGGGCCAAGGCAACGCGTTGACGTATATGCTCAAAGCTTGGATAGCGTGAGCTGCCAAAGTGTGCGCTGtgtgaataaaaaacaaacattagttatacatttttagctaaatatCTGTTGAGCACTTACCTGTAGATGCGCTGCATAACACGTCGGGCCAGCAGTTCCATTGATTTCTCCCACAGACCAAACAGCCAGGCTTCCAGGCCACGCCGCTGACGACTATCGTAGGGCTGTGGCACATACCAGCGCTCCTCGGGATTGCCCATTAGACTGTGCACAAAGCCTGTGGGCTGCTGTGTGCTTATAATGGCAACAGGGCATTTAAAATGAGCAGCAACTCCCAGCAGATGATCATTGAAATGAtagccaagcaacaacagctcatAACGCTGCGCAGGCTGCGCTTGCA
Proteins encoded in this region:
- the LOC108608244 gene encoding uncharacterized protein LOC108608244 → MWRLLILCLCLLSYVAGNQHLQRVDAQNLDDDDYYNDNEPNDSINSDIHFNHDNWLRITTHSATSSPPPSEWQHLKRLVRHPYVGRQSPHAPHDNRLDGDAASANSNANANAAAAFDENEKGYQSDQAIGVLTRQKEQEVGTPEKVQSSLRQYQELTRNQLKDKATLHVRRMLIEGLCKLPQPRIIYMNNETSKLYSPRVTRLHRCDKYTGCCPDPTDECSVKSKETVELVFWVLEAGSQRAHAQTVQMTNHTECGCVKSSSLRSKRSSGACRCPMHFINFSEATQLHCRCDCHLNNATCQRLKNGEEGFALSERRCISQSKCEQPICNYGSYSQHSGRCPRPSQQQQQQRQREYG
- the LOC108603578 gene encoding UDP-glucuronosyltransferase 1-1 — encoded protein: MNWMWSTQAALWALCCCLLPVSQSAHILGVFVNVHRSQLLVHLAVARVLLQRGHQLTLVTSRELPAEWQRENITHILVPWELQLQSQQQFGANFILRMQSTLDALEQSGQLLLQPGWLEFMQAQPAQRYELLLLGYHFNDHLLGVAAHFKCPVAIISTQQPTGFVHSLMGNPEERWYVPQPYDSRQRRGLEAWLFGLWEKSMELLARRVMQRIYSAHFGSSRYPSFEHIRQRVALALNNHHSLSEGPIAPLLPSMLDIGGILLEQLPALELSAHPKRPFILFSLGTRYSWRSASGAALQQIFVHVFAQFPNYDIYWTYDGNNGSAISAAYTHIKLAKWWPQAQLLSLPHARLFITHGGKGSLTEALYFGHTPVLGLPFNGEQRANLGKAQAKGWALMFDKRQLTTDQLLCGMQRVLSERSFKQHIQTAARIYKDRPLNASQLTVYWLEYILRYKGALQLSGTARELPLYEFYLLDVRLFIYSMLIILIFMLFWLDKRINGA